The Methylobacterium durans nucleotide sequence CGACGCGGTCCGCCGACTCAACGGCGAGACGGTGCCGATGAGCGTGCCCAGCGAGCGCAAGTCCTTCCTCGGCAAGATCTTCACACGGAGGGCGGCATGAGCCTTCTCAATTTCTTCTCCCGGCGCGGCTCCGCGCCGGTGGCCCGCGAGCGCCTGCAGCTCATCATCGCCCACGAGCGGGCCGATAACGGGCGCTCCGACCTCGTCGTGACGCTGCGCGAGGAGATCCTCGCCGTCATCGCCAAGCACGTCGCGATCGAGCGGGACAAGGTCTCGATCACGGTCGAGCGCGGCGAGGGCGTCTCGACGCTGGGCGTCGACATCGAGCTGCCGCTGCCCGCGGCCGCCAAACTGACCGGCGTCGTCGAGACGGCGGCGAAGGCGAAGCTCGCCGCGGCCTGAGAGGGAAGCGGCTGCCTAACGCGGCCTCAAGGTGAAGGCCGGCGGCCGGTCGGGCTGCGTCGTCACGACCGCCGCCGGGTGGATCGCCGTCCCCTCGGGCAGGCTGATCCGGAAGCGGCCGATCAGGCGGGCGAGGGCGAGCGTCGCCTCCAGCAGCGCGAAATGGGCGCCGATGCAGACGCGCGGGCCCGCCCCGAACGGCAGGTAGGCGAAGCGCGGCGGCGGGGCGGCGCCCGGCAGGAAGCGGGCCGGATCGAACGTGTCCGGGTCGCGCCAGAGCCGCCGGTGCCGGTGCAGCACCCAGGGCGAGATCATCACCACGTCGCCCGGCTCGACGGGGTAGCCGCCGAGCGTGTCCGGGGCGCGGGCCGCGCGGGCGAGGACGAAGGCGGGCGGGTAGAGGCGCAGGGTCTCGTCGACGACGGCCCGCGTCAGCGGCAGCTTTCGCTCGTAGCCGCTGGCGAGGTCGGCGCCGGCCCCGCGCGCCTCCGCGGCGGCCGCCTCCTGCGCAACCGCCTCCTGGATGTCGGGTGCGAGCGCCAGCAGGTAGCTCGCCCAGAGGAGCGCGGCGGCCGTGGTCTCGTGCCCCGCGAGAATCATCGTGGCGACCTGATCGCGCAGCTGGTCCTGATCGAAGGGCCGCCCGGTCTCCGGATCCTTCGCCGCCACGAGGAGGTCGAGCAGGTCGCGCGCGGCCCGCGGGGCCGGGTCCGCCGCCCGGCGGGCGATGATCCGGTCGAGGAACGGGATCCAGCGGCGCCGGAACCGGGCCCGCGCGAAGTCGAGCGGCGCCGGCCAGGAGAGCGGCAGAAGCATGTCGAGGAGGTGGGGCCGGCCCATCCGTTCGGCGTATTCCGCCACGAAGCGCCGCAGCGCCGCGCCGTCGCTCTCCATGCCCACCGAGAACATGGTGCGGCCCGCGATCTCGAGGGCGAGGCCGTGGAGCGCCGGGAACAGCGCGACGGGCCCGCGCGCGGCCTCCGCCTCCAGCCGCAGGCAGGCCGCCTCGACCGCCCCCTCGATGTGCGGCACCAGATCCTCCACCGCCCGCGGGGTGAAGGCCGGCGCCAGCGTCCTGCGCTGGTGGCGCCAGGCGGCGCCCTCGCTGATCAGGAGGCCGTCGCCGAGGACCGGGCGCAGGATGCGCACAGAGGCGCGGGTGCGCAGGTAGATTGCTGGGTTGTCGATGAGCACGCGCCGGATCGCGTCCCGGTCGCTCACGATGAAGCTGCGGCGCCCGAGGAGCTGGCGCTGGACGATCGGCTCGTCGTAGGTGCGCCGCGGCCACGCCTCGACGGCGTTCCGGCGCAGAGCCGCGAGATAGGCGAACAGGGGCAGGTCGTCGGCCGGCGGCTCCGGCACGGGCGGCCGCGGGCGCGGCCCTTGCGGAAGCCGCGGGGGATCGTCGAGAAGGGTCCGGCCGGAATCCATCGCTGCCTCGCTCGGCTTCCCGGACGGCTTGATGCCGGAGGCGGGGTGGCGTGTAAACACGCCCCGATGCCGCCCGTGCCCGCTCCCCCGCCGCCCTGGACGTCCGAGCCCGGGGGGCTGCGCCTCAGCGTGCGGCTGACGCCCCGCGGCGGGCGCGACGCCCTCGGCGACCCGAGCGTCGGTGCGGACGGACGCAGCGTCCTCCCGGTCCGGGTCGCGGCGCCGCCCCTGGAGGGCGCGGCCAACGCCGCCCTCATCGCGCTCCTCGCGAAGGTGCTGCGGATGCGCCGCTCCGAGATCGCCATCGTCTCGGGCGAGACCGCGCGCCTGAAGGTCCTGCGGCTCTCGGGCGACGGGCCGGCGCTCGCCGAACGGCTCGCGGCCGCCCTCGCCAACCGGTAAGGGAGGGATTCCTCGCGCCGGCGCTGGCCCCCCGGCCTGCGGCACCTACCTGTCCGCCCTCGACCCTCCTCTCTCTCCCCGAGCCTCCATGACCCTCGACCAGGGCCTCGCCTTCGGCCTGATCGGCTGCACCGTCCTGCTCTTCATCTGGGGCCGGCTGCCCTACGACCTCGTCGCGCTGCTCTCGCTGGTGGCGGGCGTCGCCATCGGGATCGTGCCCGCCGCCAAGGCCTTCGACGGCTTCGCCGACGACATCGTGATCATCGTCGCGAGCGCCCTCCTGATCAGCGCCGCCGTCTCGCGCTCCGGCGTCGTCGAGAGCCTGATGCGGCCCGTCCTGCCCTACCTGCGCGCGCCGGGGCTGCAGGTGCCGGCGCTCGCGGGCGCGGTGATGGCCCTCTCGATGGTGACGAAGAACATCGGCGCGCTCGCCATCTTCATGCCGGTGGCGCTCCAGCTCGGCCGCAAGACCGGCACGTCCCCGTCGCAGCTCCTGATGCCGATGTCCTTCGCCTCGCTGATCGGCGGCCTCGTCACCCTCGTCGGGTCCTCCACCAACATCATCGTCGCCAAGGTCCGAACCGACATCGTGGGCCAGCCCTTCGGGATGTTCGACTTCACCCCGGTCGGGCTCGGCATCGCGCTGGTCGGCCTCGCCTTCCTGGCGCTCGGCTACCGGCTCCTGCCCAGGGACCGCAAGCCCGGCGGCTCGGGCGCCTCGTTCTCCCTCGCCGCCTACGTCACCGAGGCGCGGCTGCCGCCGGGCTCGGCGCAGGTCGGCGCCACCGTGCGGGAAATCGAGGCGCTCGGCGACGGGGACGTCGCCGTCGCCGTCGTGATCCGCGAGCGCTTCCGCCGCTCCGTGCCGGGGCCGGACTGGCGGCTGCGCGCCGACGACGTGCTGCTGCTGGAGGGCGAGCCGGAGGATCTGGAACGCCTCGTGGCCCGCGCCGGGCTCGAACTCGTCGAGGGCGCGGCCGCGGCGGGCGGCCAGGTGAAGGTCGCCGAAGCCGTGGTGCCGGCCGATTCGCCGCTTGCCGGCGTCACGGTGGCGAATGCCGACCTGCGGGCCGCCCACGGCATCAGCCTGCTCGCGGTGAGCCGCAGCGACGGGGGCGTGGCCGGGCGCCTCGCGAACCTGCGCCTGCGGGCCGGCGACGTGGTGGTGCTGCGCGGGGGCGGCGAGGCCCTCTCCGACGCGCTGACCGCGCTCCGCCTGCTCCCGCTCGCCGAGCGCAGCATCAGCCTCGGGCACAGCCGGCGCGGCTACATCCCGATCTTCGTGCTCGGCGTCGCCATGCTGCTCATCGCGCTCCACGTGGTGCCGGTGGCGATGGGCTTCTTCGGGGCCGCGGTCGCGCTCCTGCTCCTGCGGGTGCTCACGATGGAGGAGGCCTACGAGACCATCGAGTGGCCGGTGATCGTGCTGCTGGGCGCCCTGATCCCGGTGAGCGACGCGGTGCGCACCACCGGCGGCACCGACCTCGTGGCCGGCTGGATGTCCGGCCTCGTGCAGTACATGCCGCCGATCGGCGCGGTCGCGATGCTCCTCGTCGCCGCGATGGCCGTGACGCCCTTCCTCAACAACGCCGCCGCCGTGCTGGTGATGGCGCCGATCGGCGCGAGCCTCGCGGGAAAGCTCGGGCTCAACCCCGACCCGTTCCTGATGGCGGTGGCGGTGGGCGCGGCCTGCGACTTCCTCACCCCGATCGGGCACCAGTGCAACACGCTGGTGATGGGTCCGGGCGGATACCGCTTCGGCGACTACGCCCGGCTCGGCCTGCCGCTCTCGCTGATGGTCGTCGTCGTCGGCACGGGGTTGATCGCGCTGTTCTGGCCGCTCTGATCCGCGCTCTCGACCTCGGAAGCCAGCCGCAGCAGGGTCCGGCGCAGCCACGCATGGGCGGGGTCGGCGTCGTAGGAGGCGTGCCACAGCATCGAGATCGCCACGTCGTCGAGCGCGACCGGCGCCGGGCTGACGCTGAGGCCCAGCGTCCCGGCGAAGAAGTTGGCCACCCGCGCGTGCATCGTGGCGATGACGGGCGCGTCGCGCACGAGGAAGGGCACGGCGACGAAGCTCGGCGTCGTCACCGCGATCGTCCGGCCGAGGCCGATCTTGGCCAGCGCGTCGTCGACCACCCCGTGCGCGGTCCCGCGCAGGCTCGTCAGGATGTGCGGGAACCGGACGTAATCCGCGAGGGAGATCGGCGCCGCGAGGCCGACGCGGGCGGGGTTGAACAGGCAGACGTAGCGGTCCCGGTGGAGGAGCCGCATCTTGTGGTGGGCCTGCCCCTCGGTGAACAGGCCGATGCCGAGATCGACCTGATCCGCGTCGAGCTCGGCGAGGATGCGCCCCCGATCGATCGTGCGCAGCAGGAGCCGCACGCCCGGCGCCTCGGCCCGCAGATAGGCGAGGAGGCGTGGGCCGAGCAGGACCTCGACGCTGTCCGGCAGGCTGATCGTGAACACGCGCTCCACGGTCGCGGGGTCGAAGCTGTCCTCGCGCCGCACCAGCGCCTGGATCTGGCGGAGCGCCGTGCGCACCGGCTCGGCGAGCGCCATCGCCCGCGGGGTCGGCCGCATGCCCTCGGGCGCGCGGGTGAGAAGCTCGTCGTCGAACAGCGCGCGCAGCCGTCCGAGGGTGCTGCTCATCGCTGACTGCCCGAGCCCGACCCGGGCCGCCGCCCGGGTGACGCTGCGCTCGGCGAGCAGCGCGTCGAGGGCGACGAGCAGGTTGAGATCGACGCGGGATAGATCGATGTGGTCAATATTCATTACCGATCCAATCGGTTTGATCGATGCTGCAGTGCAAAGCATATTCGCCTCACAGGCAAGGCCGATAGGCGCCTTGCGCAGCGGAAAGACCCAGACACCATGACCATCCGGACCACAATCCTCGCTGCCACCGCCCTCCTCGCCGCCGGCACGGCGAATGCCGAGGGCCTGAAACCCGCCCGAGCGCAGAGCGTCGATCTCGGTACGCTCGCGGGCGTCGCCTACGTCATGCCGGAAGCCGAGGGCTACCGGGTCGTCGTCACCCTGGCGCCCCGCGCCGCGGCTCCGGCCGTCCGCTTCGAGGCGGTGCTCGCCGAGGGCCAGCGGGTGACCCTCTCGGCGCCGCGCGGCCTCGGTCAGGCGGCCGACGCGGTCGAGATCGCCCGGAAGGGCGAGGCCGTCACGGTGGCGCCGGCCCGCACCCGCGCCGCGGTGCAGGAGGCCGCCGCGCTGAACTAGGATCGACGCGGGGAGGGGCCGGCCGCGAGGCCGGTCCCGCCTTATCCGCGTCGTCACCCGCCGATGAACAGCCCCGCGATGGCCGCGCTCGTCAGGTTCGAGAGCGTGCCGCCGAGGATGGCGCGCAGACCGTAGCTCGCCACCTCGGCCCGACGCTCCGGCACGAGGCTGGCGAAGCTCGCGAGCTGGATCGCGATCGAGGCGAGGTTGGCGAAGCCGCAGAGCGCGAAGCACAGGATCGCGGCCGTGCGCGGATCGAGGCTGCCGGATTTCAGAACCGGCGAGAGGTTCGCGTAGGCCAGGAACTCGTTGAAGGCGATCTTCTGCCCGAGCGCTCCGCCGACGAGGGCGGCCTGCTCCCAGGGCACGCCGAGGAGCCAGGCCAGCGGAGCGAACCCGTAGCCGAGGATCGCCTCGATCGAGGCGTCAGGGTAGCCGGCGAGCCCCCCGAGCGCGCCGACGATGCCGTTCGCCAGCGCGATCAGCCCGACGAAGGCGATCAGCATGGCGCCGACCGCGGCGGCGACCGCAAGCCCCTTCTGTGTGCCGTCGGCCGCCGCCTCGATGACGTTGGCCGCCCGGCGCTCGCCGAATTCCACCCGCGTGGTCACGATCCGGGTCGGCTCGACCGCCGGCACCAGGATCTTGGCGTAGAGGAGCCCGCCCGGGATCGCCATGAAGGAGGCTGCCAGCAGGTAGGTCATCGGCACGCCGAGGGTGGCGTAGCCCGCGAGGATCGAGCCCGCCGTCGAGGCGGCTCCGCTCGTCATCACGGCGAAGAGTTCGGAACCGGTCAGGAGCGGCAGGAACGGGCGCAGAGCCACCGCGATCTCGCTCTGGCCGATGAAGATGGTGATGACGGCCGAGAAGGATTCGATCGGCGCGGTGCCGAGGAGCCGCCGCAGCCCCGAACCGAGGAATCGGGCCAGCGCCTGCATCAGGCCGAGATGGTAGAGCACCCCGATCAGCGCCGAGACGTAGAGGATCTGTGGCAGCACCCGGAAGGCGATGACGAAGCCGCCGCCGCCGAACAGCTCGAACATCTTCGGATCGACGAGGCCGCCGAACAGGAAGGCTGCGCCCCGGTCTCCGTAGGCGAGCACCTGACTGACCACGTCGGCCACCGCCCCGAGGGCCGCCCGGCCCGCCGGCACGAACAGGATGAGGGCGCCGAGGCCGATCTGAAGGCCGAGGCCGGCGAGCACAGTGCGCGGCTGGATCGCCCGCCGGTTCGTCGAGGCCAGGACCGCGACCGCGACGAGCAGCGCGATGCTCACGCCCGCGTGGATGACGCGCTCGACCATTCCGCCCCCGATTGCCCGGCTACTCCGACGCAATCCATGCGCGATCCGGGCCAGATGCGCCACGTCCCGCCGCCCTGGACCCGGCCGCCCATTCCGCTAGGTTCCGCCCCCGGCGGGGCGCCGGAGGAGGGAATGTGGCACAGGCCTTCGCGCTCAGCGGAGCGGTCGGGCTCGTCACGGGCGCGGCGAGCGGGATCGGGGCGGCTCTCGCGGTCGCGCTGGCGCGGCGCGGCTGCGATCTCGCCCTGGTCGACCGTGACGCCGAGGGTCTGAAGGCCACGGAGGCCGCCGCGGCCGGGGCCCGCGTGAGCCGGCACGTCCTCGATCTCGTCGACGGGGAGGCCATCCTGGCGCTCAAGGACGCGGTCGAGGCCCGCCACGGACGGCTGAGCCTCCTCGTCAACAATGCGGGCGTGGCGCTGGGCGGCACCTTCGCGGAGACGGACCTGTCCGATTTCGAGTGGCTGATGGACGTGAACTTCCGCGCCACCGTGCGGATGACCCACGCCTTCCTGCCGCTCCTGCGGCGCGAGCCCGCCGCGCAGATCGTCAACATGTCGAGCCTGTACGGGCTGATCGCGCCACCGGGTCAGACGGCCTACGCGGCGAGCAAGTTCGCGGTGCGCGGCTTCAGCGAGGCGCTGCGGCACGAACTCGCCGGCAGCCCCCTGGGCGTCACGCTGGTGCATCCGGGCGGCGTCGCGACGAATATCGCCCGCAGCGCGCGCCACCCGAAGGGGCTCGATGCGGCCGCGGTCGAGGCGGGACGCATCGCCTTCGAGCGCTTCCTGCGCCTCAGCCCGGAGGCCGCCGCCGCCGAGATCCTGCGCGGCATCGAGCGGCGGGCGCCGCGAATCGTCGTGGGCAGGGACGCGCGCCGCGTCGCCCTGATCCAGCGCCTGATGCCGGTCGGCTACTGGCGGCTGATCGCGCGGCTCTCCGGCCTGGAGCGCTGACACTGATGGCGAGCCTGCGCGCCCACATCTTCGCCTGGATGGTCCGCCGCAACGTGCGCGACCGGCTGGGCCGGAGCCTCGACGTCGAGCGGATGCGGGCCACCTTCGAGGCCACCGCCTTCATCGAGCCCCGCGGCGTCGCCTACGAGCCCGGCGCGGTCGGCGGCATTCCCGGCGAATGGGTGCGCAGGCCCTGCGGGACGGCGGGCCCGCGCCTGTTCTACCTGCACGGCGGAGGCTTCGTCGCCTGCTCGCCCCGCACCCACCGGCCGGTGACGGGCGCCTTCGCCCGGCGCGGCTTCACGGTCTTCGCCCCCGATTACAGGCTCGCCCCCGAGCACCCGTTCCCCGCCGGCCTCGACGACGCGCTCGCCGCCTGGGAGGCGTTCGCGGCGGAGGGGCCGGCGGCGATCGGCGGCGATTCGGCGGGCGGCAACCTCGCCCTCGCCCTGATGCTGCGCGCGCGCGAGCGCGGCCTGCCCCTGCCGCTTGCGGCCGTCCTGTTCTCGCCCGCCACCGATTTCGTCGGCACCGGCGCCTCCTACATCGAGAACGGGCAGCGCGACGCCATGTTCGACCCGGAGGTGCTGCGCCACCTCGCCCCCCTCTATCTCGCAGGGGCGGACCCGATCGATCCGCTCGTCTCGCCGCTCTACGCGGATCTCGCGGGGTTGCCGCCGCTCCTCCTGCATGTCGGCGCCCGGGAGGTGCTGCGCGACGATTCCGTGCGGCTCGCGGAGCGGGCGCGGGCGGCGGGCGTCACGGTGAGCCTGCGGGTCTTCCCCGTCGTGCCGCATGTCTGGCAATTCGCCCACGCCTTCCTGCCGGAGGCGCACGCCTCGCTCAACGCGGCCTCGACCTTCCTGAGGGCGCATGCGAGACGGGAGACGCGGGAGCCCGCAGCGTGAGGAGGACGCGATGAGCGCGACCGACGACCCTGTGCCCGAGATCCTCAGCGTCCTCATCGTCGGCGCGGGCTTCTCCGGCCTCGCCATGGGCATCCGCTGCCGCGAGGCGGGGATCGGCCCGTTCCGGATCGTCGAGAAGGGCGACGGGATCGGCGGCACCTGGCACGCCAACACCTATCCGGGCGCGGCCTGCGACATCCCCTCCCATCTCTACTCGCTCTCCTTCGTGCCAAAGGCCGACTGGTCGCGGCTCTACCCGCAGCAGGCGGAGATCAAGGCCTATTTGGAGGCGGCGGCGCGGGCGCGCGGTCTGCTGCCGCACCTGCAGCTGAACACCGCCGTCACGGCGATGACCTGGGATGAGGCGGATTCCCTGTGGCGGGTCGAGACGAGCCGCGGCCCCTTGCGGGCGCGGGCGGTCGTCTCCGGCATGGGCGGGCTGCACCATCCGGCCCTGCCGGACATCCCGGGTCGCGACAGCTTCGGGGGCGCCGCCTTCCACTCCGCCGCCTGGGACCACAGGGTGGAGCTGCGGAACCGGCGCGTCGGCGTCATCGGCACGGGGGCGAGCGCCGTGCAATTCGTGCCGCAGATCGCCGGGACGGTGGCCCACCTCACCCTGTTCCAGCGCACGCCGGCCTGGATCATGCCGAAGCACGACCGCGCGATCGGCGAGCGCGCGCAGGCCGCCTACCGGCGGGTGCCGCTGGCGCGGCGGCTCTTCCGCGAGCGCTTGTTCTGGATTCACGAAGTGCGGGCGCTCCTCGGCTTCACCAAGGTCTCGAAGCTGACGGCTCAGGCGGAGGCGCTCGCCCGGCGCCACCTCGCCAGGGCGGTGCCGGACAAGGCCCTGCGCCGGAAGCTGACGCCGCGCTACCGCCTCGGCTGCAAACGCGTCCTCATCGCGGACGATTTCTACCCCGCCCTGATGCGGGAGAACGTGAGCCTGGAGACGGGCCGCATCGCCCGCATCACCCCGGCCGGCGTCGTCATGGCGGACGGCGCGGAGCACGCTCTCGACGCGATCGTCTACGCGACGGGCTTCGACGTGACGGGCAGCTTCCACCGCCTGCCGGTGACGGGCCGCGACGGCCTGACCCTGGCCGAGGCGTGGCGCGACGGGATGGGCGCCTTCCAGGGCATCTCGGTCGCGGGTTTCCCGAACCTGTTCCTGCTGATGGGACCGAATACCGGGCTCGGCCACAACTCGATGATCCTGATGATCGAGGCGCAGGTGGAGCACGCCCTCTCCTGCCTCAAGGCGATGCGGCGCCGGGGCCTCAGCGCGGTCGAGGTGCGGCCGGAGGCGCAGGCGCGCTTCCTCGACGGCGTCCGGGCGCGGCTCTCCGACAGCATCTGGCAGGCGGGCGGCTGCACCAGCTGGTACCAGGATTCGGAGGGGCGCAACACGGCGATCTGGCCGGGCTCCGTCCTCGCCTACCGGCGTGGCGCCCGCCGCGCCCGCCTGGACGCGGACTACCGGGTGCGCTGAGGGTGGAACACCCGGGCCGGGCCGCCCGTTGGTTCGGCAAAGCTTGCGCCGCGCCGCGGCGCGTCATCGTGAGGACCCCACCATGAGCCTGATCGGACGCATCGTCACCAAGATCCTCGGCAACGAGGACCGCCCCGTGACCCGCGACGACCGCAACGCGGATTCGAGCAACCTCGTCGGCCGGATCGTCACCAAGATCCTGCGCAAGTAGACGGGCGGGCCGCCCCTACTGCACGGTCGCGGCCACCGCCGCGACCGCCTTGGTGACCGGCGCCGCCGGCACGGTATGCTCCCAGAACTGGCCGAGGCGGGCCTTCTCGTAGCCCGCCTGGTAGAGCCTGCGCATGTAGGCGGTGTCGAAGCCCCGCGCGGCCGTCGTCGCGGGTGCGCTCTCGTCGATGTAGGTGAGGTTGAAGCCGATCCGGTTGGCGCGGGTGAACGCGTAGGTCGTGGCGAGCGTCGCCCGGCTGCGCGCTCGGCTCGCCGTCGTGAAGGAGCGCTCGACGATCGACAGCGTGTTGTTGCGCGTCACGTCGAATTCCGGCTCCAGACGCCCGTTGATCACCACGTAGATGTTGGCCTTGCCGTTCGTGCGCAGGCGCCCGTCCCGCAGCAGGAACGATTGCGGCAGGGTGAAGACCGGCGTCACCACCGAACCGTCGACGTGGAGTTCCTGGAAGGCGCTGTTGCCCGCCTGCACGTCGATGAGCTGGGGCGGGAAAACGGCCGGGATGCTCGCCGAGGCGGTGAGCACGTCGCGGAACAGCTCGACCGCGTTCGGGGCCCCGCTCGCGGCGATGGCGCCCATGTTCCAGATCACGGCGCGCTGGGAATCGAGGTTCGTCGTCACCACGAGGAGGCGGCGGCCCTTGGCGTGCTCCTCGGCCACGGCGGCGAGCAGGTCCGCGTTGACGTAGCGGCCGATCAGGTCGCGCAGGCGCCCGTCGCCGAACAGGCCGGATCCGAACAGGACGTTGGTCAGGCTCGGCGACTGTACCAGCGTCTCGGCGACGCCGCTCGTGTAGAACTCGGTGAGGTAGGCGTCGTAGGCCGGTCCCAGGAAGGCGAAGGGCGCGATCAGCGCGCCGGTGCTGACGCCCGACACCAGGGTGAATTCGGGCCGCGTGCCCGAGGCCGTCCAGCCGTTGAGGATTCCCGCCCCGTAGGCCCCGTCGCCGCCGCCGCCCGAGAGGGCAAGGTAGGAGAAGGCTTGGCGGCGCGCCTCGGGCCGGGCCGCGAGCTGCGTGAACGTGTCGGCCGAGGCGTCGGAGAACACGCGGGCGTCGGGGATGTTCGGTACGCTCGCGAAGGCCGCCTGCTCGGCCGTGTAGGTTGTCCGCGGCAGCGACGAGCAGCCGGAGACAGCCGCCGCCAGGCTGCCCGCCACGCCGAGCGCGAGCAGCCCGCGCGAGATCCCGAACCGACGCGCCATGGCGTGTGTCCCCGTGCCCTGCCTCTGACCGCACCCCCAGCCGAACGAGCTTGGCCATTCTAACGTTCCGGTCAGCTCCCGACAATCGCGCAGGTCCAGCCGAGCTGATGCGCGCGGGCCACAGGTCCGTGCCGTCGCGCACGCTTCGACGGGATGCGCGGGCGGCTGCCGGCTTTGCCGGTGGACAGCGCCTCGCGGCCGGGAGATGCGCCGAGTGTCGACTCTTGCATCGTCCACGAGCCCTCTTGTAGGTTCATCCGCGTCGCCAGGGGGGCACGCTCCCGGCGGCCATCACCAGTGGCGCACATGTTCGGCTCTCGCACCGGCCGTCCCGCACTCTGGGACGCGGCGTGAGTGCGGCTGTCTCGCGCGACGGGCCGCCTTTGCCCGCCTGAGGAGGCGGCCGCGGTGATCGCATCGTTCAGGAGGGGGCGACGATGGAAGCAGGCCTGAGCTGGACGGACGAGCGCGTGGATCTGCTGCGCCGTCTGTGGGAGGATGGGCAGAGCGCGAGCAAGATCGCCGCGCAGCTCGGCGGCGTCACCCGCAACGCGGTCATCGGCAAGGTGCACCGGCTCGGCCTCGCCGGCCGGGTCAAGGCTGCCCCGGCCCCCGTGAACGGGCGCCGCAAGCCCGAGCGCGAGGAGGCCGACGGCGCGCCGATCGAGGTGGCCGAGGAGGCCCCCGAGCCGATCGCCATCACGGCGCACCGGCCGGCGCCGGATTTCCCGCCGCCCGCCGCTCCGGCCGCCGAGGGCGTGGCGCTCGCCGTCTCCGAGCGGGTGACCATCATGGATCTGCGGGAATCGATGTGCCGCTGGCCGATGG carries:
- a CDS encoding SDR family NAD(P)-dependent oxidoreductase, which encodes MAQAFALSGAVGLVTGAASGIGAALAVALARRGCDLALVDRDAEGLKATEAAAAGARVSRHVLDLVDGEAILALKDAVEARHGRLSLLVNNAGVALGGTFAETDLSDFEWLMDVNFRATVRMTHAFLPLLRREPAAQIVNMSSLYGLIAPPGQTAYAASKFAVRGFSEALRHELAGSPLGVTLVHPGGVATNIARSARHPKGLDAAAVEAGRIAFERFLRLSPEAAAAEILRGIERRAPRIVVGRDARRVALIQRLMPVGYWRLIARLSGLER
- a CDS encoding LysR family transcriptional regulator, whose product is MNIDHIDLSRVDLNLLVALDALLAERSVTRAAARVGLGQSAMSSTLGRLRALFDDELLTRAPEGMRPTPRAMALAEPVRTALRQIQALVRREDSFDPATVERVFTISLPDSVEVLLGPRLLAYLRAEAPGVRLLLRTIDRGRILAELDADQVDLGIGLFTEGQAHHKMRLLHRDRYVCLFNPARVGLAAPISLADYVRFPHILTSLRGTAHGVVDDALAKIGLGRTIAVTTPSFVAVPFLVRDAPVIATMHARVANFFAGTLGLSVSPAPVALDDVAISMLWHASYDADPAHAWLRRTLLRLASEVESADQSGQNSAINPVPTTTTISESGRPSRA
- a CDS encoding NupC/NupG family nucleoside CNT transporter; translated protein: MVERVIHAGVSIALLVAVAVLASTNRRAIQPRTVLAGLGLQIGLGALILFVPAGRAALGAVADVVSQVLAYGDRGAAFLFGGLVDPKMFELFGGGGFVIAFRVLPQILYVSALIGVLYHLGLMQALARFLGSGLRRLLGTAPIESFSAVITIFIGQSEIAVALRPFLPLLTGSELFAVMTSGAASTAGSILAGYATLGVPMTYLLAASFMAIPGGLLYAKILVPAVEPTRIVTTRVEFGERRAANVIEAAADGTQKGLAVAAAVGAMLIAFVGLIALANGIVGALGGLAGYPDASIEAILGYGFAPLAWLLGVPWEQAALVGGALGQKIAFNEFLAYANLSPVLKSGSLDPRTAAILCFALCGFANLASIAIQLASFASLVPERRAEVASYGLRAILGGTLSNLTSAAIAGLFIGG
- a CDS encoding alpha/beta hydrolase; the encoded protein is MASLRAHIFAWMVRRNVRDRLGRSLDVERMRATFEATAFIEPRGVAYEPGAVGGIPGEWVRRPCGTAGPRLFYLHGGGFVACSPRTHRPVTGAFARRGFTVFAPDYRLAPEHPFPAGLDDALAAWEAFAAEGPAAIGGDSAGGNLALALMLRARERGLPLPLAAVLFSPATDFVGTGASYIENGQRDAMFDPEVLRHLAPLYLAGADPIDPLVSPLYADLAGLPPLLLHVGAREVLRDDSVRLAERARAAGVTVSLRVFPVVPHVWQFAHAFLPEAHASLNAASTFLRAHARRETREPAA
- a CDS encoding flavin-containing monooxygenase, with the protein product MSATDDPVPEILSVLIVGAGFSGLAMGIRCREAGIGPFRIVEKGDGIGGTWHANTYPGAACDIPSHLYSLSFVPKADWSRLYPQQAEIKAYLEAAARARGLLPHLQLNTAVTAMTWDEADSLWRVETSRGPLRARAVVSGMGGLHHPALPDIPGRDSFGGAAFHSAAWDHRVELRNRRVGVIGTGASAVQFVPQIAGTVAHLTLFQRTPAWIMPKHDRAIGERAQAAYRRVPLARRLFRERLFWIHEVRALLGFTKVSKLTAQAEALARRHLARAVPDKALRRKLTPRYRLGCKRVLIADDFYPALMRENVSLETGRIARITPAGVVMADGAEHALDAIVYATGFDVTGSFHRLPVTGRDGLTLAEAWRDGMGAFQGISVAGFPNLFLLMGPNTGLGHNSMILMIEAQVEHALSCLKAMRRRGLSAVEVRPEAQARFLDGVRARLSDSIWQAGGCTSWYQDSEGRNTAIWPGSVLAYRRGARRARLDADYRVR
- a CDS encoding cytochrome P450, whose product is MDSGRTLLDDPPRLPQGPRPRPPVPEPPADDLPLFAYLAALRRNAVEAWPRRTYDEPIVQRQLLGRRSFIVSDRDAIRRVLIDNPAIYLRTRASVRILRPVLGDGLLISEGAAWRHQRRTLAPAFTPRAVEDLVPHIEGAVEAACLRLEAEAARGPVALFPALHGLALEIAGRTMFSVGMESDGAALRRFVAEYAERMGRPHLLDMLLPLSWPAPLDFARARFRRRWIPFLDRIIARRAADPAPRAARDLLDLLVAAKDPETGRPFDQDQLRDQVATMILAGHETTAAALLWASYLLALAPDIQEAVAQEAAAAEARGAGADLASGYERKLPLTRAVVDETLRLYPPAFVLARAARAPDTLGGYPVEPGDVVMISPWVLHRHRRLWRDPDTFDPARFLPGAAPPPRFAYLPFGAGPRVCIGAHFALLEATLALARLIGRFRISLPEGTAIHPAAVVTTQPDRPPAFTLRPR
- a CDS encoding SLC13 family permease produces the protein MTLDQGLAFGLIGCTVLLFIWGRLPYDLVALLSLVAGVAIGIVPAAKAFDGFADDIVIIVASALLISAAVSRSGVVESLMRPVLPYLRAPGLQVPALAGAVMALSMVTKNIGALAIFMPVALQLGRKTGTSPSQLLMPMSFASLIGGLVTLVGSSTNIIVAKVRTDIVGQPFGMFDFTPVGLGIALVGLAFLALGYRLLPRDRKPGGSGASFSLAAYVTEARLPPGSAQVGATVREIEALGDGDVAVAVVIRERFRRSVPGPDWRLRADDVLLLEGEPEDLERLVARAGLELVEGAAAAGGQVKVAEAVVPADSPLAGVTVANADLRAAHGISLLAVSRSDGGVAGRLANLRLRAGDVVVLRGGGEALSDALTALRLLPLAERSISLGHSRRGYIPIFVLGVAMLLIALHVVPVAMGFFGAAVALLLLRVLTMEEAYETIEWPVIVLLGALIPVSDAVRTTGGTDLVAGWMSGLVQYMPPIGAVAMLLVAAMAVTPFLNNAAAVLVMAPIGASLAGKLGLNPDPFLMAVAVGAACDFLTPIGHQCNTLVMGPGGYRFGDYARLGLPLSLMVVVVGTGLIALFWPL
- the minE gene encoding cell division topological specificity factor MinE, producing MSLLNFFSRRGSAPVARERLQLIIAHERADNGRSDLVVTLREEILAVIAKHVAIERDKVSITVERGEGVSTLGVDIELPLPAAAKLTGVVETAAKAKLAAA
- a CDS encoding DUF167 family protein, which gives rise to MPAPPPPWTSEPGGLRLSVRLTPRGGRDALGDPSVGADGRSVLPVRVAAPPLEGAANAALIALLAKVLRMRRSEIAIVSGETARLKVLRLSGDGPALAERLAAALANR